From a single Paenibacillus sp. FSL W8-0426 genomic region:
- the lepB gene encoding signal peptidase I — MNSNHPSPPEHPAGAAKPGKTSVSWLAELWDWTKTIVVSFAIMMVLNLFVFNLSMVQGQSMQPTLVERDRLFVNKIVYDFGAPSRFDVVVLRDPSDGIGKKDFLVKRIVGIPGDTIEVKDHYLYVNGERQSESYTDTEVQDPDFGPLTLEKDHYFVMGDNRHEGKSKDSRIFGSITSDEIVGKAEFIFWPFSEIKKL; from the coding sequence GTGAATTCCAACCATCCATCTCCCCCGGAGCATCCTGCCGGGGCCGCCAAGCCGGGGAAAACCTCCGTATCATGGTTGGCCGAGCTATGGGATTGGACCAAAACCATCGTTGTCTCCTTTGCGATCATGATGGTGCTGAACCTGTTCGTTTTCAACCTGTCGATGGTTCAAGGGCAGTCCATGCAGCCTACGCTGGTGGAGCGGGATCGACTGTTCGTCAACAAAATCGTTTATGATTTCGGCGCGCCTTCGCGTTTTGACGTTGTTGTATTGCGCGATCCGAGCGATGGCATCGGCAAGAAGGACTTTTTGGTCAAGCGGATCGTCGGCATCCCTGGCGACACGATCGAGGTGAAGGACCATTATTTGTACGTGAACGGAGAACGGCAGTCGGAGAGCTACACCGATACCGAGGTGCAAGATCCGGATTTTGGACCGTTGACGTTGGAGAAGGACCACTACTTTGTCATGGGCGACAACCGCCATGAAGGGAAGAGCAAAGACAGCCGCATTTTCGGCAGCATTACGTCGGATGAAATCGTAGGCAAGGCGGAGTTCATTTTCTGGCCGTTTTCGGAAATCAAAAAGCTGTAA
- the queG gene encoding tRNA epoxyqueuosine(34) reductase QueG: MTNVQTGMPQTASYWEQLKQEIKAAGPGLGIDDIGFASAEPFVSLKAILEQHRAKGYESGFEEKDIEKRVRPALEGSEPASLIAIAVAYPSKMVNPPKSEPGAYRGILARSAWGRDYHHVLREAMDKLVNFIRERVPEAIIESMVDTGVLVDRAVSQRAGIGFSGKNCSIISPKYGSWIYLGELVTNIPFQPDTPVTEDCGECTKCIDACPTGALVGPGQLNAQRCISFVTQTKGFVDEEFMLKIGNRLYGCDTCQIVCPKNRGKNWDHHPDLQPDPEIVKPLLLPLLDMGNREFKERFGHTSAAWRGRKPIQRNAVIALGNFKDQSAVPKLTEVLKRDPRPELRGTAAWALGRIGGEEAMRAIGEAAAYEQDGNVLDMLQKAKERLTSSASLPEKPHAKQVSDHKQEEGVTGPTADSNSANGNAAPKAKTEAAAWKPSAVTGLHGKPIYYDEVVTPIGTLTLCATEKGLCHVDFGAFHVREAHLQQWARTWIGEYRYEKNDDKLREAVRQVGEYFAGERQTFDLPLDLLGTPFQLQVWQVLSDISYREALSHEQVAEAIGRPKAVRAVLDAISKNPVPIIIPCHRISGKDGTLLGYVGGLQTKEQLLALETQS; the protein is encoded by the coding sequence ATGACAAATGTACAGACCGGGATGCCGCAGACAGCCTCCTATTGGGAGCAGTTGAAACAGGAGATCAAGGCGGCCGGACCCGGGCTGGGCATTGACGATATCGGTTTTGCATCGGCGGAGCCGTTTGTGTCGCTGAAGGCGATTCTGGAGCAGCACCGGGCCAAGGGTTATGAGTCGGGGTTCGAGGAGAAGGATATTGAAAAAAGAGTACGTCCCGCGCTCGAGGGCAGCGAGCCGGCCTCGCTCATCGCAATTGCGGTCGCTTATCCGTCAAAGATGGTCAATCCGCCCAAGTCGGAACCGGGCGCATATCGCGGCATTCTGGCCCGCTCCGCATGGGGCAGGGATTACCATCACGTATTGCGCGAGGCGATGGACAAGCTGGTAAATTTCATCCGCGAGCGGGTACCGGAAGCGATCATCGAGAGTATGGTGGATACGGGCGTGCTTGTTGATCGCGCGGTATCCCAGCGGGCCGGCATCGGCTTCAGCGGCAAAAACTGCTCGATCATATCGCCGAAATACGGCTCCTGGATCTACTTGGGCGAGCTGGTGACGAACATTCCGTTTCAGCCCGATACACCGGTTACCGAAGATTGCGGAGAATGCACGAAATGCATCGACGCCTGCCCGACAGGCGCGTTGGTCGGCCCTGGCCAACTGAATGCGCAGCGCTGCATTTCTTTTGTGACGCAGACCAAAGGTTTTGTGGATGAAGAGTTCATGCTAAAAATAGGCAACCGTCTGTACGGATGCGATACATGCCAGATCGTCTGTCCGAAGAATCGGGGCAAAAACTGGGATCACCATCCCGACCTGCAGCCCGATCCGGAGATTGTGAAACCTTTGCTGCTGCCGCTGCTGGATATGGGCAACCGCGAATTCAAAGAGCGATTCGGGCATACTTCCGCCGCCTGGCGGGGGAGAAAGCCGATTCAGCGCAATGCGGTCATCGCACTGGGGAATTTCAAGGACCAAAGCGCCGTACCCAAACTCACCGAGGTGTTGAAGCGCGATCCGCGTCCGGAGCTGCGGGGAACCGCTGCCTGGGCGCTGGGAAGAATAGGAGGAGAAGAAGCCATGAGAGCGATTGGGGAAGCTGCTGCTTACGAACAAGATGGGAACGTGCTGGACATGCTGCAGAAGGCCAAGGAACGATTGACGTCGTCCGCGTCCTTACCCGAGAAGCCACATGCCAAGCAAGTGAGCGACCATAAACAAGAGGAAGGTGTGACAGGTCCGACCGCGGATAGTAATTCTGCAAATGGAAATGCCGCGCCGAAGGCCAAAACTGAAGCAGCAGCGTGGAAGCCTTCCGCAGTAACCGGTTTGCACGGCAAACCTATTTATTACGACGAGGTCGTTACCCCGATAGGCACGTTGACGTTGTGTGCTACCGAGAAGGGGCTGTGCCATGTCGATTTTGGAGCCTTTCATGTGAGAGAGGCGCATCTTCAACAATGGGCGCGCACCTGGATCGGTGAGTACCGTTACGAGAAGAACGATGACAAGCTGCGGGAGGCTGTAAGGCAGGTTGGCGAATATTTTGCGGGCGAACGACAAACGTTCGATCTGCCGCTCGATTTGCTCGGAACCCCGTTCCAGCTACAAGTATGGCAAGTCCTGTCCGATATATCTTATAGAGAAGCCTTATCACACGAACAGGTTGCTGAAGCGATCGGCAGGCCGAAGGCTGTTCGCGCCGTACTGGACGCGATCAGCAAAAATCCGGTGCCGATCATCATTCCATGTCACCGCATTAGCGGCAAGGACGGCACCCTGCTCGGTTATGTAGGCGGTCTGCAAACCAAGGAGCAATTGCTCGCATTGGAGACGCAATCGTAA
- a CDS encoding HD domain-containing phosphohydrolase, whose amino-acid sequence MKYVNVESVEAGEILGKTVYSGNGMVLLSAGVQLTVFMVSTLKRIGATMLYIQDEAYQDVDTEDILDEATKRAIIQEMSVTLEAVRSGKEWSPKKIAVSIDKLLNDVLSGRELLVQLTDIRSKDNALYIHAMNVCLLSSVIGLNMGLNYNQLKDLAVGALLHDIGKVADDPGGKPAANSSLHHTWRGFELIKAKREFSLHTAHVALQHHECVDGSGMPRGIKGKDIHTFAKIVAVADVYDNAINGSSGRMLLPHEACEEMMAMSGRSLDRDVLIEFNRNVSIYPNGTAVRLSTKETGVIVKQHRGLPGRPVVRIARGSSRYDLDVVEVDLAVHTTVFIEAVLA is encoded by the coding sequence ATGAAATATGTAAACGTGGAGAGCGTGGAAGCGGGCGAGATTTTGGGCAAAACGGTATATTCAGGCAACGGCATGGTGCTGTTGTCGGCCGGTGTCCAGCTCACCGTATTCATGGTCAGTACGCTCAAGCGTATCGGCGCGACCATGCTGTACATCCAGGATGAAGCATACCAAGATGTGGATACGGAAGACATACTGGATGAAGCCACGAAACGGGCCATCATTCAAGAGATGAGCGTAACGCTTGAAGCGGTGCGTTCGGGAAAGGAATGGAGCCCGAAAAAGATCGCCGTCAGCATCGACAAGCTGCTGAACGACGTGTTGAGCGGCCGCGAGCTGTTGGTACAGCTGACCGACATTCGCTCCAAGGACAATGCACTGTACATTCATGCGATGAACGTGTGTTTGCTGTCTTCGGTCATTGGGCTGAATATGGGACTCAACTATAACCAGCTCAAGGACCTTGCCGTGGGCGCTTTGCTGCACGACATCGGCAAGGTAGCCGACGACCCGGGCGGCAAGCCCGCCGCCAACTCCTCTTTGCATCATACATGGCGGGGGTTTGAATTGATCAAAGCCAAGCGCGAGTTCAGCCTTCACACGGCCCATGTGGCATTGCAGCATCATGAGTGCGTTGACGGTTCGGGAATGCCCAGGGGCATCAAGGGCAAGGACATCCACACTTTCGCGAAAATCGTCGCGGTGGCGGACGTGTACGACAATGCCATCAACGGTTCGTCCGGACGGATGCTGCTGCCGCACGAGGCTTGCGAAGAAATGATGGCCATGTCGGGGCGCAGCTTGGACCGGGACGTGCTGATCGAGTTTAACCGGAATGTGTCCATCTATCCGAACGGAACGGCGGTGCGCCTGTCCACCAAGGAAACGGGCGTGATCGTCAAGCAGCATCGCGGGCTGCCGGGCAGGCCGGTCGTCCGCATTGCGCGCGGAAGCTCGCGATACGATCTGGATGTGGTCGAGGTGGACCTCGCCGTGCACACGACCGTGTTCATCGAAGCGGTGCTGGCCTAA
- a CDS encoding YneF family protein encodes MEIVIPIITLIVGLVGGFFIGVFYLRKQLEKMQSDPDMLQKMAKQMGYNLNGKQMQRAQQMMKNQKPGMKQPQAPQHPARKTSGRRK; translated from the coding sequence ATGGAAATTGTTATACCGATTATTACTCTGATTGTCGGTCTGGTCGGCGGATTTTTCATCGGGGTGTTTTATTTGCGCAAACAGCTCGAGAAAATGCAAAGCGATCCGGACATGCTTCAGAAGATGGCCAAGCAGATGGGCTACAATCTGAACGGCAAACAGATGCAGCGTGCCCAGCAAATGATGAAAAACCAAAAGCCTGGCATGAAACAGCCGCAGGCTCCGCAGCATCCTGCGCGTAAAACGTCAGGTCGCCGCAAATAA
- the folE gene encoding GTP cyclohydrolase I FolE, translating to MAGVKDYVNSKVIDNREKIEYHIQQILSLIGEDTTREGLLETPARVTRMYEEIFAGYDVDPREVLGVTFDENHEELVIVKDIVYYSQCEHHMAPFFGKVHIGYVPSGKIVGLSKLARLVEAVTRRLQVQERITSQIADILNEVVEPHGVMVVVEGEHLCMCSRGVKKPGSKTVTSAVRGSFRSNQAQRAEFLSLVKE from the coding sequence GTGGCTGGCGTTAAAGATTATGTGAATTCCAAAGTTATCGATAACCGGGAGAAGATCGAGTATCATATACAGCAGATTCTGAGCTTGATCGGTGAGGATACAACGCGTGAAGGGCTGCTTGAAACGCCTGCGCGCGTAACCCGGATGTATGAAGAAATTTTTGCGGGCTATGACGTTGATCCGCGCGAAGTGCTGGGCGTAACGTTTGACGAGAATCACGAGGAACTCGTCATCGTGAAGGATATCGTTTATTACAGCCAGTGCGAGCATCATATGGCTCCATTCTTCGGTAAGGTCCATATCGGATATGTGCCGAGCGGCAAAATCGTTGGCTTGAGCAAGCTCGCCCGCCTTGTGGAGGCGGTTACGCGCCGCCTGCAGGTTCAAGAGCGCATCACGTCCCAGATTGCCGACATCCTGAACGAAGTCGTGGAACCGCACGGCGTGATGGTCGTCGTGGAAGGCGAGCATCTGTGCATGTGTTCCCGCGGTGTCAAGAAACCTGGCAGCAAGACGGTGACGTCGGCGGTACGGGGTTCGTTCCGCAGCAATCAGGCCCAGCGTGCCGAGTTTCTTTCTTTGGTGAAAGAATAA
- a CDS encoding lipoate--protein ligase family protein: MEISQLSNLATKPDVQSKRDYASRLRIWETPLLRAGSDVLEAFAWEELMCRRVGEGHAPLAHIWRHPDAFVAGLRDRRLPLAVEAMERIRSGGTSVCVRPSGGAAVPLNPGVVNISLMLPNPGRDINIHDDFREMASIIAESLHPWTRNARTGEIEGAFCPGEYDVSVEGMKFCGIAQRRQAKAYIITAFIIVEGQGDALVQQVSRFYREASGGAKEGYPEVRPGTMASLQELAGVPSAAMYTAALVRTLRSRYAAAESFPVPSVDRMDVKRMAEQMKKRYD, from the coding sequence ATGGAAATTTCGCAGCTTTCGAATCTTGCGACCAAGCCGGACGTTCAGTCCAAGCGGGATTACGCTTCTCGTTTGCGCATTTGGGAAACGCCGCTGCTGCGTGCCGGGAGCGACGTGCTCGAAGCGTTTGCCTGGGAGGAGCTGATGTGCCGACGCGTGGGTGAAGGACACGCTCCACTTGCCCATATATGGCGTCATCCCGATGCGTTCGTAGCAGGCTTGCGCGACCGCCGGCTGCCGCTGGCCGTGGAAGCGATGGAGCGCATCAGGAGCGGGGGAACCTCGGTGTGCGTTCGGCCATCCGGAGGAGCTGCGGTTCCATTGAATCCGGGGGTTGTGAATATTTCGCTTATGCTGCCCAATCCGGGGCGCGATATTAACATTCACGACGACTTCCGGGAGATGGCCTCCATCATTGCCGAGTCGCTGCATCCGTGGACACGAAATGCCCGTACGGGTGAGATTGAAGGGGCATTTTGTCCTGGTGAATACGACGTGAGCGTAGAAGGCATGAAGTTCTGCGGCATTGCCCAGCGCAGGCAGGCCAAGGCTTACATTATTACGGCTTTCATTATCGTCGAAGGGCAGGGTGATGCTTTGGTGCAACAAGTAAGCCGGTTTTACCGGGAGGCCTCGGGAGGTGCCAAGGAGGGTTACCCTGAGGTTCGGCCAGGTACGATGGCGAGCCTGCAGGAACTGGCCGGAGTCCCTTCGGCCGCCATGTACACGGCTGCATTGGTAAGGACGTTGCGGAGCCGTTATGCCGCAGCGGAATCCTTTCCTGTTCCAAGCGTGGATCGCATGGACGTGAAGCGGATGGCAGAGCAGATGAAAAAGCGTTACGATTAG